In bacterium, the following are encoded in one genomic region:
- a CDS encoding aldo/keto reductase: MRQRRLGRTGLVVSQIGMGTMTFGSMAEEGESLKILDRAFEGGVDFLDVAEIYPVPPDRSHAGRSEEICGKWLASKPRDAVVVASKISGPTGGWFQGPVRHGKTALDRHQIERAVEDSLRRLGTDYLDLYQVHWPDPGFPIEETLEGLDRVVEAGKVRAVGCSNETCGGLMESLWAADKHGTIRYQTIQNNFSLLNRRFEDELAAVCRKHDVSLLPYSPLAGGVLSCKYQEDEWPEGCRFTLYREHSKRTKAMAGRFVNSRSLDAANRFAAVAFEHEIAPVTFAIAWTLSHDFVGSTLIGATDARQLDEALAAAEVTLDPAALTACDAISRAVPYPLG; this comes from the coding sequence ATGAGACAGCGACGGCTCGGTCGGACCGGCCTCGTCGTTTCCCAGATTGGGATGGGCACGATGACTTTCGGTTCGATGGCCGAGGAGGGCGAAAGCCTGAAGATCCTCGATCGGGCCTTCGAAGGCGGTGTGGATTTCCTGGACGTCGCGGAGATCTATCCGGTGCCGCCGGATCGGAGCCATGCCGGGCGCAGCGAGGAGATCTGCGGGAAGTGGCTGGCCTCGAAGCCGCGGGATGCCGTGGTGGTGGCGTCGAAGATTTCAGGCCCGACCGGAGGCTGGTTCCAGGGGCCGGTACGGCATGGCAAGACGGCCCTCGACCGGCACCAGATCGAACGCGCGGTGGAGGACAGCCTGCGCCGCCTCGGGACGGACTACCTCGACCTCTATCAGGTGCATTGGCCGGACCCGGGCTTCCCGATCGAGGAGACCCTGGAGGGCCTCGACCGGGTCGTCGAGGCCGGCAAGGTGCGCGCCGTCGGCTGTAGCAACGAGACGTGTGGGGGCCTGATGGAAAGCCTCTGGGCCGCCGACAAGCACGGAACGATCCGATACCAGACGATCCAGAACAATTTCAGTCTGCTGAACCGTCGTTTCGAGGACGAGCTTGCAGCCGTCTGCCGCAAGCACGACGTGAGTCTGCTGCCGTACAGCCCTCTCGCGGGCGGCGTGCTTTCCTGCAAGTACCAGGAGGACGAGTGGCCCGAGGGTTGTCGCTTCACGTTGTACCGGGAGCACAGCAAGCGCACCAAGGCGATGGCCGGACGTTTTGTCAATTCTCGCAGTCTGGATGCAGCCAATCGCTTTGCGGCCGTGGCCTTCGAGCATGAGATTGCGCCGGTCACCTTCGCGATCGCCTGGACCCTGAGTCACGATTTCGTCGGCTCGACGCTGATTGGTGCCACCGATGCCCGTCAACTCGACGAGGCCCTGGCGGCGGCCGAGGTGACACTCGACCCCGCAGCCCTCACGGCCTGTGACGCGATTTCGAGGGCGGTTCCGTATCCGCTGGGGTGA
- a CDS encoding NAD(P)-dependent oxidoreductase: MGERVGFLCLGAMGYPMAGHLAAAGHDVVVYNRTTAKGDAWVGEHGGRCCDNPADAAQGARFVFCCAGNDADLLEVALPSIDAMEKGAVFVDHTTASAESARSLEARAAAGGVGFVDAPVSGGEEGAKLGRLTVMAGGERAHFDAALPLMKTFARNATWMGPAGSGQLSKMVNQICIAGVIEGLSEGLAFAEAAGLDPRRVVEVISKGAAQSWQMDQRAETMIEGKFDFGFAVDWMRKDLDIALAEARRSGARLPLAALVDQLYAAVQARGGGRLDTSSLISLLRKP; this comes from the coding sequence ATGGGCGAACGAGTGGGGTTCCTATGCCTCGGGGCGATGGGGTACCCGATGGCAGGACACCTGGCCGCCGCGGGGCATGATGTCGTCGTCTACAACCGTACGACAGCGAAGGGGGACGCCTGGGTCGGAGAACACGGGGGACGCTGCTGCGACAATCCCGCCGATGCTGCGCAGGGCGCGCGTTTCGTTTTCTGTTGTGCCGGAAACGACGCCGATCTCCTGGAAGTCGCGCTGCCTTCGATCGACGCGATGGAGAAGGGCGCCGTCTTCGTCGATCACACTACGGCCTCGGCCGAGAGCGCGCGAAGCCTCGAAGCACGGGCTGCTGCCGGAGGTGTGGGCTTCGTCGATGCTCCGGTATCCGGTGGAGAGGAGGGGGCGAAGTTGGGCCGCTTGACGGTGATGGCGGGGGGCGAGCGCGCCCATTTCGACGCCGCGCTGCCGCTGATGAAGACGTTCGCGCGAAACGCGACCTGGATGGGCCCGGCCGGCAGTGGCCAGCTCTCGAAGATGGTCAATCAGATCTGCATCGCCGGAGTGATCGAAGGCCTTTCGGAAGGCCTGGCGTTTGCGGAGGCGGCGGGCCTCGATCCGCGCCGGGTCGTGGAAGTGATTTCGAAGGGAGCGGCGCAATCCTGGCAGATGGATCAGCGCGCCGAGACGATGATCGAGGGAAAGTTCGATTTCGGATTCGCGGTCGATTGGATGCGGAAGGATCTGGACATCGCCCTCGCGGAAGCCCGTCGCAGCGGTGCTCGGCTTCCGTTGGCGGCCCTCGTGGATCAGCTCTACGCAGCAGTTCAAGCAAGAGGCGGAGGCCGTCTCGACACCTCCAGCTTGATTTCATTGCTGCGGAAGCCCTGA
- a CDS encoding PAS domain-containing protein: MHAAVIPLWTSFGVNAALAVLLAWQSGKTRIHWVLLFLLLALGMWTGGAAWRYMADDLAGIQAAYRIMFLGIALTPGTWLFLCGLFSRVEWFEVRPAAAVFCLLPGCCFYLAFVTNDAHGLVAEITAGDFINGPLMRAFLAWGYCQVVVSVGLMARHARFLAGQSGPAQAAVAISASIAPFAASAAYQFGWVDLSWDPTGAALGVSTALMFPLVFRLGFLGPVSLVRRDVFDHLRDGVVVTDAEGGVVDANPAAEELLGASVGEVRGRKLRRCLEEIVEPSDHGSIAMALADPGPDGPRILPKVSTLSGRLLRLSCGSLGDAGCVVVLHDRTEERKAERGLRQAQKLESVGFLAAGVAHEVNNPLAFVRSNLVHIQGACESLGKVVEPAASELPADLAELPDVVAETLEGVERISTIVDQMRRLSRDATEEEGLVDLNDVLREAIRFASLHRGSRQVEVQPTFAADLPSVRGNRAALVQVVLNLLLNARQALAEGTGGRIAIYSGVDANGVFAVIADDGPGIPEEIRERVFDPFFTTKAPDEGTGLGLAIAWDIVREHRGTIEVTCPPEGGSVFKLGLPAAP; encoded by the coding sequence GTGCATGCTGCAGTGATTCCCCTCTGGACGAGCTTCGGCGTCAATGCGGCGCTTGCGGTTTTGCTTGCCTGGCAATCGGGGAAAACCCGGATTCACTGGGTGCTGCTCTTCCTGCTGCTGGCATTGGGAATGTGGACCGGCGGCGCCGCCTGGCGTTACATGGCCGACGATCTGGCGGGCATCCAAGCGGCCTACCGCATCATGTTTCTCGGGATCGCGTTGACGCCAGGCACATGGCTCTTTCTTTGCGGGCTGTTTTCGCGGGTGGAATGGTTCGAAGTCCGGCCCGCCGCGGCGGTGTTCTGCCTGCTTCCCGGCTGCTGCTTCTACCTCGCGTTCGTCACCAATGATGCTCACGGCCTGGTTGCCGAGATCACGGCGGGAGATTTCATCAATGGTCCGCTGATGCGGGCTTTCCTGGCATGGGGCTACTGCCAGGTCGTGGTCAGCGTCGGATTGATGGCCCGGCACGCACGCTTTCTCGCAGGGCAATCCGGGCCCGCCCAGGCCGCCGTGGCCATTTCCGCCAGCATTGCACCCTTTGCTGCCAGTGCGGCCTATCAATTTGGCTGGGTGGATCTCAGCTGGGATCCAACGGGCGCGGCTCTCGGGGTTTCCACCGCTCTGATGTTTCCCCTGGTGTTTCGCCTGGGCTTTCTCGGGCCGGTCTCTCTCGTGCGGCGTGACGTCTTCGACCATCTGCGCGATGGCGTGGTGGTGACCGATGCCGAGGGGGGTGTCGTCGACGCAAACCCGGCCGCGGAGGAACTCCTCGGAGCCTCCGTCGGGGAAGTCCGGGGACGAAAACTCCGGCGATGCCTGGAGGAGATCGTCGAGCCTTCGGACCACGGCAGCATCGCGATGGCACTGGCCGATCCGGGGCCCGATGGGCCGAGGATCCTGCCGAAGGTGAGCACGCTCTCCGGTAGACTGCTTCGCCTCTCCTGCGGCTCACTTGGCGATGCGGGTTGCGTGGTCGTGCTCCACGATCGCACCGAGGAGCGCAAGGCCGAGCGCGGCCTGCGTCAGGCCCAGAAGCTCGAGAGCGTCGGATTCCTGGCGGCAGGTGTAGCCCACGAAGTGAACAATCCACTCGCCTTCGTGCGCTCGAATCTGGTGCATATCCAAGGGGCGTGCGAATCGCTCGGGAAGGTCGTCGAACCTGCAGCCTCGGAGCTTCCGGCGGATCTGGCAGAGCTACCCGACGTCGTGGCCGAAACACTGGAAGGTGTCGAGCGGATCTCGACGATCGTCGATCAGATGCGTCGGCTTTCTCGCGACGCCACCGAGGAAGAAGGGTTGGTCGATCTGAACGACGTGCTTCGCGAGGCCATCCGGTTCGCCTCGCTGCACCGCGGGAGCCGGCAGGTGGAGGTGCAGCCCACGTTCGCGGCAGACTTGCCCTCGGTTCGCGGCAACCGGGCCGCCCTCGTGCAGGTCGTCCTCAACCTCCTGCTGAACGCCCGCCAGGCACTGGCCGAAGGCACGGGGGGGCGGATCGCGATCTACTCGGGCGTGGACGCGAACGGTGTCTTCGCCGTCATCGCCGACGACGGACCGGGCATCCCGGAGGAGATCCGGGAACGCGTCTTCGATCCCTTCTTCACCACCAAGGCACCGGATGAAGGCACCGGCCTCGGGTTGGCGATTGCCTGGGACATCGTGCGTGAGCATCGGGGAACGATCGAGGTCACGTGCCCACCCGAAGGTGGAAGCGTGTTCAAGCTGGGCTTGCCCGCAGCCCCTTGA
- the ettA gene encoding energy-dependent translational throttle protein EttA, whose translation MKAPASGWRLPGTSCVSIGERSRSRAHPKVEACSSWACPQPLEPPATSLHSPPGTGGVSVAHEFVFTLQDLRRVVPPDRVILDGITLAFLPGAKIGVLGANGAGKSSLLRIMAGLDKDYLGEARPADGLRVGFLPQEPELDPNKDVKGNVEDGVGELRDLLQRFEEVSARFAEPMDDDEMNALLEEQGGLQDKIDAAGAWELERTLEIAMDALRLPPGEADVAKLSGGERRRVALCRLLLQKPDMLLLDEPTNHLDAESVAWLERHLKEYPGTVVAVTHDRYFLDNVAGWILELDRGRGIPYEGNYSGWLRQKQARLESDEKQASVRRRTLERELDWIQMTPRARQTKSKARIRAFSDLRAEEEKRAPESVEILVPPGPRLGDLVVEAEGLKKGYGDRLLFEDLSFSLPRGGIVGVIGANGAGKTTLFRMIAGEEKPDGGTLRLGETVQLAYVDQSRDALGADRGVWEEISGGQERMKVGSREISTRGYVSQFGFKGADQQKKVGTLSGGERNRVHLAKLVASGGNVLLLDEPSNDLDVDTLRALEEGILGFAGCVVVISHDRWFLDRIATHILAFEGDSEVVYFEGNYQDYEADFKRRKGAAADQPHRIKYKKLTT comes from the coding sequence ATGAAGGCACCGGCCTCGGGTTGGCGATTGCCTGGGACATCGTGCGTGAGCATCGGGGAACGATCGAGGTCACGTGCCCACCCGAAGGTGGAAGCGTGTTCAAGCTGGGCTTGCCCGCAGCCCCTTGAGCCCCCAGCCACATCGCTACACTCCCCGCCCGGAACAGGGGGAGTGTCCGTGGCACACGAGTTCGTATTCACCTTGCAGGATCTGCGCAGGGTCGTACCGCCGGATCGGGTGATCCTCGACGGCATCACCCTGGCGTTCCTGCCGGGCGCGAAGATCGGGGTGCTCGGTGCCAACGGAGCGGGAAAGAGCAGCCTGCTCCGAATCATGGCCGGCCTGGACAAGGACTATCTGGGGGAAGCTCGGCCGGCGGATGGTTTGCGGGTCGGCTTCCTACCCCAGGAGCCGGAGCTCGATCCGAACAAGGACGTGAAGGGCAACGTGGAGGACGGTGTCGGCGAACTTCGCGACCTGCTTCAGCGCTTCGAAGAGGTGAGCGCGCGATTCGCCGAGCCGATGGACGATGACGAGATGAACGCACTGCTCGAAGAGCAGGGCGGCCTTCAGGACAAGATCGATGCAGCGGGCGCCTGGGAGCTCGAACGCACGCTCGAAATCGCCATGGATGCCCTGCGTCTCCCGCCGGGCGAAGCCGATGTGGCCAAGCTTTCGGGCGGAGAGCGGCGGCGCGTCGCCCTCTGCCGTCTGCTCTTGCAGAAGCCGGACATGCTCCTTCTCGATGAGCCCACCAACCACCTGGACGCGGAATCCGTGGCATGGCTCGAGCGCCATCTCAAGGAGTATCCGGGCACGGTCGTGGCCGTGACCCATGATCGCTATTTCCTCGACAACGTGGCCGGGTGGATTCTCGAACTCGATCGCGGGCGGGGGATCCCCTACGAGGGGAACTACTCGGGTTGGCTGCGCCAGAAGCAAGCTCGGCTCGAGTCCGACGAGAAGCAGGCCTCGGTTCGGCGTCGGACGTTGGAGCGCGAACTCGACTGGATCCAGATGACACCGCGCGCTCGACAGACGAAGAGCAAGGCGCGCATCCGGGCCTTCTCGGACCTACGGGCCGAGGAGGAGAAGCGCGCGCCGGAGAGCGTCGAGATCCTGGTGCCGCCCGGGCCGCGACTTGGTGATCTGGTGGTCGAGGCCGAGGGGCTCAAGAAGGGTTACGGGGATCGTCTGCTCTTCGAAGACCTTTCCTTCTCGTTGCCACGGGGTGGCATCGTCGGTGTGATCGGCGCAAACGGCGCCGGCAAGACGACACTCTTCCGAATGATTGCCGGTGAAGAGAAACCCGACGGCGGAACGCTCCGGCTCGGCGAGACCGTGCAGCTCGCCTATGTGGACCAGAGCCGCGATGCCCTCGGCGCCGACCGTGGCGTGTGGGAGGAGATCAGCGGTGGCCAGGAGAGGATGAAAGTCGGCTCCCGGGAGATCAGCACCCGGGGTTATGTGAGCCAATTCGGGTTCAAGGGGGCCGATCAACAAAAGAAGGTCGGAACCCTCTCGGGTGGCGAGCGGAATCGCGTCCACCTGGCCAAGCTGGTCGCATCCGGTGGGAACGTCCTCCTTCTCGACGAACCCAGCAACGATCTCGACGTCGATACGCTACGCGCGCTCGAAGAGGGGATCCTCGGTTTCGCAGGTTGCGTTGTGGTCATTTCCCATGATCGTTGGTTCCTCGACCGCATCGCCACCCACATCCTGGCATTCGAAGGCGACAGCGAGGTCGTCTACTTCGAAGGCAACTACCAGGACTACGAGGCCGACTTCAAACGCCGCAAGGGCGCCGCCGCCGACCAGCCTCACCGGATCAAATACAAGAAGTTGACTACCTGA
- a CDS encoding LL-diaminopimelate aminotransferase, producing MAHINDDYLKLEAGYLFPEIGRRVGAYQAAHPDAPVIRLGIGDVTLPLVPAIVQALHDAVDDMGRAEDFKGYGPGQGYPFLVEAILEHDFRSRGVELDADEVFVSDGSKQDSGNIQEIFGTDCSVLVTDPVYPVYVDTNVMAGRTGGGDGAGYYKGIQYLPANEANGFVPAPPEGRADLAYLCSPNNPTGSVMTREQLTAWVDWARECDAVILFDAAYDAFIRDPALPRSIYEIPGARECAIEMRSFSKRAGFTGMRCAYTIVPRALQGSDSNGNPVSIHSLWARRQATKFNEVPYIIQRGAAAAFSPEGQKQTGEQVAYYMENARRVRDGLSAADFKVFAGVHAPYIWLRTPDGLSSWDFFDVLLEKTHVVGTPGSGFGPAGEGYFRISAFNSRENVDEAVSRIQRAFR from the coding sequence ATGGCGCACATCAACGACGACTACCTGAAACTCGAGGCCGGCTACCTGTTTCCCGAGATCGGGCGACGGGTGGGCGCCTACCAGGCTGCCCACCCGGACGCACCGGTGATCCGTCTGGGCATCGGGGACGTCACCCTTCCGCTGGTGCCCGCGATCGTCCAGGCCCTGCACGACGCAGTCGATGACATGGGCCGGGCCGAGGATTTCAAGGGCTACGGCCCGGGCCAGGGCTACCCGTTCCTCGTCGAGGCGATCCTCGAGCACGATTTTCGCTCGCGCGGCGTGGAGCTCGACGCAGACGAAGTCTTCGTCTCCGACGGCAGCAAGCAGGACAGCGGGAACATCCAGGAGATCTTCGGCACGGATTGCAGCGTGCTCGTGACCGACCCGGTCTACCCGGTCTACGTCGATACGAATGTCATGGCTGGACGCACCGGCGGTGGAGATGGAGCCGGGTACTACAAAGGCATCCAATATCTCCCCGCCAACGAGGCGAACGGTTTCGTTCCGGCACCACCGGAAGGGCGCGCCGACCTCGCCTACCTCTGCTCCCCCAACAACCCGACCGGCAGCGTGATGACCCGCGAGCAGCTCACGGCCTGGGTGGATTGGGCGCGCGAATGCGACGCCGTCATTCTCTTCGACGCCGCCTATGACGCGTTCATCAGGGATCCCGCCCTGCCCCGCTCGATCTACGAAATCCCCGGGGCCCGGGAATGCGCGATCGAGATGCGCAGCTTCTCGAAGCGGGCGGGCTTCACCGGGATGCGTTGCGCGTACACCATCGTCCCGAGGGCGTTGCAAGGCAGTGATTCCAACGGCAACCCGGTGTCGATCCACTCCCTGTGGGCGCGACGACAGGCCACGAAATTCAACGAAGTGCCGTACATCATCCAGCGCGGCGCGGCGGCCGCCTTTTCCCCGGAAGGCCAGAAACAGACCGGCGAACAAGTGGCCTACTACATGGAGAACGCACGGCGCGTACGTGACGGGCTCTCCGCCGCAGACTTCAAGGTCTTCGCAGGCGTACACGCCCCCTACATCTGGTTGCGCACGCCGGATGGCCTGAGCTCCTGGGATTTCTTCGACGTCCTGCTCGAAAAGACCCACGTCGTCGGCACCCCTGGATCGGGCTTCGGACCGGCCGGCGAAGGTTACTTCCGGATCTCCGCCTTCAATTCGCGCGAGAACGTGGATGAAGCCGTATCGCGCATTCAGAGGGCGTTCAGGTAG
- a CDS encoding DUF3108 domain-containing protein: protein MPSHRLARLGPLALALLLAIGVAAPEAPPKPEPAFLLDAPGLRVLGPDGLGEAPARFPFAIGERLDYDVSWWGIAVGRASLEVARLVEWRGKRLAHVVATARTNEFFSLLYPVNDRSESWIDVDRMRTLRTATLTRHAEKETWEEVEFDWTTHLVHVVEEKRHAGRVKTATLDTGPYLYDTFDAFYALRTLPLQVGYSGDLPVYASRKIYGLHVEVERREDIDDPVLGEVGGWVLRPSDSLDGEVQDDGAGEVLVSADAPHVPVRLRGWFRTVSERMRVGGVKVVLAGYRAGAPGWPAPLFRTAPARPWPGRTELGAPVWEVPPEVEAARAAGDEMPGKQRLEGLLAPLGGCDGAPGRGWARVALASPGCPAAEAD, encoded by the coding sequence ATGCCCTCTCACCGCTTGGCAAGACTCGGCCCTCTGGCGCTCGCGCTCCTGTTGGCCATCGGTGTAGCTGCGCCGGAAGCCCCGCCGAAGCCGGAACCGGCCTTCCTGCTCGACGCCCCGGGGCTCCGTGTTCTGGGACCGGACGGCCTCGGCGAGGCCCCCGCCCGCTTCCCTTTCGCGATCGGCGAGCGGCTTGACTATGACGTTTCCTGGTGGGGCATCGCCGTGGGCCGGGCATCTCTCGAGGTCGCCCGCCTCGTCGAGTGGCGTGGCAAACGGCTGGCCCATGTCGTGGCGACGGCCCGCACGAACGAGTTCTTCTCCCTCCTCTATCCAGTGAACGATCGCAGCGAGTCCTGGATCGACGTGGACCGCATGCGGACGCTCCGCACGGCCACGCTCACCCGCCATGCCGAAAAGGAGACCTGGGAGGAGGTCGAATTCGATTGGACGACCCATCTCGTCCACGTCGTGGAGGAGAAGCGTCACGCCGGTCGCGTGAAGACGGCGACCCTGGACACCGGTCCCTACCTCTACGACACCTTCGATGCATTCTACGCCCTGCGCACCCTGCCTCTCCAGGTCGGCTACAGCGGGGACCTCCCCGTCTATGCCTCGCGCAAGATCTACGGCCTGCACGTGGAGGTCGAGCGCCGCGAAGACATCGACGACCCGGTGCTCGGCGAGGTTGGTGGCTGGGTGCTTCGCCCTTCCGACAGCCTGGATGGCGAGGTACAGGATGACGGCGCGGGCGAGGTCCTGGTCAGCGCCGATGCACCGCACGTGCCCGTTCGCCTTCGCGGTTGGTTTCGCACGGTGAGCGAGCGCATGCGCGTGGGCGGGGTCAAGGTCGTCCTCGCCGGCTACCGCGCGGGCGCTCCCGGCTGGCCTGCGCCTCTCTTCCGCACCGCACCGGCGCGTCCGTGGCCTGGGCGCACGGAACTCGGTGCGCCGGTCTGGGAGGTTCCTCCCGAGGTGGAGGCGGCCCGGGCCGCCGGCGATGAGATGCCGGGCAAGCAACGTCTCGAAGGTCTTCTCGCTCCACTAGGGGGATGCGACGGCGCACCGGGCCGGGGCTGGGCGCGGGTGGCCTTGGCGTCGCCCGGCTGTCCGGCGGCCGAGGCGGACTGA
- a CDS encoding PQQ-dependent dehydrogenase, methanol/ethanol family, translating into MKIRSLLSLACLSLAACAFLPGGSGPPKRVGAGQVDDARLLAAADENDVWMTYGRTQSEQRFSPLTQIDENNVGGLGLHWAFEPGTKRGLEATPLLVDGVFYTTGTWSVVFAIDARTGDLKWRYDPRVPRKTAGIACCDVVNRGVAVYRGRVYVGTLDGRLVSLDAETGEPIFEIVTTDPTRPYTITMAPRVVKGKVILGNGGAEFGVRGYVSAYDWETGELVWRFYTVPGDPSQPFEHPELEAAAKTWTGEWWKVGGGGTVWDSIAYDPELDLLYVGTGNGSPWSRYVRSPGGGDNLYVSSILALRPDTGRLVWHYQNTPGDNWDYTSTQHIMLAELEIDGRERRVLMQAPKNGFFYVLDRETGELISAEAFAKVTWAKGIDKKTGRPIEVEGLDYRNKVVEVYPSPHGAHNWHPMSFNPQTGLVYIPANEVPYFFQLDPEYEYKPGAWNLGYDFTVADSFPREVVSGHLLAWDPVAQKEVWRAQYVGPWNGGTLSTAGNLVFQGTAHGTFVAYRASDGKQLWETPSGTGIVAAPMTYELDGAQYVAVMAGWGGGFALAAGDAAAVAGTTDNTGRLLVYKLGGKAKLPVHEAIERQLAAIPADLDADQVLRGNHLFHRWCGTCHGSGAVSGGVLPDLRKATPGIYDTIEDIVLRGVRMPNGMPSFAEWLEPADVADLRAYLLSRRAALLAERVSAPPP; encoded by the coding sequence ATGAAGATTCGAAGCCTTCTCTCTCTGGCCTGTCTGTCTCTGGCGGCTTGCGCATTTCTCCCCGGTGGCTCTGGGCCGCCCAAGCGTGTAGGTGCCGGCCAGGTCGACGACGCACGACTCCTGGCGGCGGCGGACGAGAACGACGTCTGGATGACCTACGGTCGGACCCAGAGCGAGCAACGCTTCAGCCCTCTCACCCAGATCGATGAGAACAATGTCGGCGGGCTCGGGCTGCACTGGGCCTTCGAGCCCGGTACGAAGCGCGGACTGGAGGCGACACCCCTCCTGGTCGATGGCGTGTTCTACACGACCGGCACCTGGAGCGTGGTCTTCGCCATCGATGCTCGTACCGGCGATCTGAAGTGGCGCTACGACCCGCGTGTGCCGCGGAAGACGGCGGGCATTGCCTGCTGTGACGTCGTGAACCGGGGCGTGGCCGTGTATCGCGGCCGGGTCTATGTGGGCACCCTGGACGGGAGACTGGTTTCGCTCGACGCAGAGACCGGAGAGCCGATCTTCGAGATCGTCACCACCGATCCGACGCGCCCGTACACGATCACGATGGCTCCGCGCGTCGTGAAGGGGAAGGTGATTCTCGGCAACGGCGGCGCCGAGTTCGGCGTACGCGGCTACGTGAGCGCCTACGATTGGGAGACCGGAGAACTGGTTTGGCGCTTCTACACCGTGCCCGGGGATCCGTCCCAACCCTTCGAGCATCCGGAACTCGAGGCGGCGGCGAAGACGTGGACGGGCGAGTGGTGGAAGGTCGGGGGCGGAGGCACGGTCTGGGACTCGATCGCCTACGACCCGGAGCTCGATCTGCTCTACGTCGGCACGGGTAACGGCTCGCCCTGGAGCCGTTACGTCCGAAGCCCCGGAGGTGGCGACAACCTCTACGTCAGCTCGATCCTGGCTTTGCGGCCGGATACCGGCCGGCTGGTCTGGCACTACCAGAACACGCCTGGCGACAACTGGGATTACACCTCCACCCAGCACATCATGCTCGCCGAGCTCGAAATCGACGGGCGCGAGCGGCGCGTGCTGATGCAGGCGCCCAAGAACGGTTTCTTCTATGTCCTCGACCGCGAGACCGGAGAGCTGATTTCCGCGGAGGCCTTCGCCAAGGTCACCTGGGCCAAGGGCATCGACAAGAAGACAGGTCGACCCATCGAGGTAGAAGGCCTCGACTACCGGAACAAGGTCGTCGAGGTCTACCCCTCACCCCACGGCGCGCACAACTGGCACCCGATGTCGTTCAATCCCCAGACGGGGCTCGTGTACATCCCGGCGAACGAGGTGCCGTATTTCTTCCAGCTCGACCCGGAGTACGAGTACAAGCCCGGCGCCTGGAACCTGGGCTACGACTTCACGGTCGCCGACTCGTTCCCGCGGGAGGTCGTGTCCGGCCATCTTCTGGCTTGGGATCCCGTGGCCCAGAAGGAAGTCTGGCGCGCCCAGTACGTCGGCCCATGGAATGGCGGGACGCTCTCGACGGCGGGCAACCTGGTCTTCCAGGGCACAGCCCATGGCACCTTCGTCGCCTACCGGGCGAGCGATGGCAAGCAGCTCTGGGAGACGCCCTCCGGAACCGGAATCGTCGCGGCACCCATGACCTACGAGCTGGATGGTGCGCAGTACGTGGCGGTGATGGCGGGTTGGGGTGGCGGCTTTGCGCTGGCGGCGGGCGATGCCGCAGCGGTGGCCGGGACCACCGACAACACGGGCCGACTCCTCGTCTACAAACTCGGAGGCAAAGCGAAGCTACCCGTGCACGAAGCCATCGAGCGGCAGCTGGCCGCCATTCCGGCCGATCTCGATGCGGATCAGGTGTTGCGCGGCAATCACCTCTTCCATCGCTGGTGCGGAACCTGCCACGGCTCCGGTGCGGTGAGCGGCGGCGTGCTGCCCGATCTGCGCAAGGCGACGCCCGGCATCTACGACACCATCGAAGACATCGTGCTTCGCGGTGTGCGCATGCCAAACGGCATGCCGAGTTTTGCCGAGTGGCTCGAGCCCGCCGACGTCGCGGACCTGCGCGCCTACCTTCTGAGCCGCCGGGCAGCGTTGCTTGCAGAGCGCGTCTCCGCCCCGCCCCCCTGA